A region of the Candidatus Cloacimonas sp. genome:
CCTGAACTAAGCGCGCCGCTGCTCCATTAATTCCAATAATTCCGCTGCCGCGTTTGCCCTTAATAATATATGTGGAAAAACGGCTTCCGTTGGTGATGTCAAATACATCTACCCGCTCAAATTCCCGCATTCCACTCTTCTCCAATAAATCTTCATCTATTTTGATACTGCCATTATAATTCAGGTCACATTCTGTTACTGTAGCCCGATGCAGCTTTGCTAAAAGGATTTGCCGTAGCATCTAT
Encoded here:
- a CDS encoding aspartate 1-decarboxylase yields the protein MLRQILLAKLHRATVTECDLNYNGSIKIDEDLLEKSGMREFERVDVFDITNGSRFSTYIIKGKRGSGIIGINGAAARLVQVGDKVIIMTYGLLDEAEMQHHKPCVVVLTANNKIESIL